The DNA segment CCCGGGCGATCTTCTTTCGTCCCTCCTCCCAGACGGGGAGGGACGAAGGGACGACGTAGTCGTGACACCCGCGGCCGATGAACTCGTCGGGAGTATAGCCGAGGATGCGGGTCACCGCCGGGGAGATGTAGGTGATCCCGCGATCATGGTAGCAGGTGTAGATCATATCGAAACTCCGCTGGGCGATCTGGCGGAACCGCTCCTCGTTCTCCGCGAGAGCGTTCTGCATCTCCCGCCAGTCGGTGATGTCCTCCAGCATCGCGATGACCAGACCTCCCTCCCCGGTGTCGTGAAGCAGCGACGTGGTCAGCCGTCCCCAGATGATCCGGCCGTCCTTCGTCAGGTAGCGTTTCTCCCGGCGGATGCCCTTCCCCAGGGCAGTCTGCCGGTGGAGAGAATCGGCCCCCTCCCGGTCGGGCGGGTAGATCAGGTCATACGATCGCATACCGTACAGTTCGTCTTCCTCGTAACCGAACATCCGTACGAGTGCCGGGTTCACCTCCATGATCCGTCCGTCCGAATCGATGAGCGCGATCCCGGTTCCTGCCTGCTCGAAGATCCCCCGGAACCTCTCTTCGCTCTCCCGCAACGCAAGTTCCGCTCTCTTCTGTTCCGTGATATCCTGCCCCGTGACGGCCAGCATCCCGACCTGCGGCCGGTAGATCTGCAGGTCGTACCACCGCCCGGTTCTCGGCTCCTGCAACCGCCGCTGAACCGGATGACCGGTCTCTGCGACCGCCCCGTAGAGAGCGCAGGCACCCTTCGCAATCGTCGGAAAGATATCGAAGAGCCGCTGCCCGATCAGTTCCTCCCGGCTGCGGCCGAATACCTCGGCCGCTTTTTCGTTCAGCTCGCTGATACGGTAATCGACAGGGTTCCCGGCGTCGTCCCGGACCACCTCGTAGAGGGTGTAACTCTCGAGCATCCGTTCAAAGAGAAGGCGGTACTTCTTTTCGCTCCTCCCAAGAGCCTTGTTCGCCCGCATCCGCTCGATGACCCGGCCGAGCCTCCCGGCGACGGCGTCGATCAGGCGGCGTTCACCGATGGGAAACGGCACACCGTCATCTTCGGGCCGCGGGCGGCGGTAGCAGATCTCCACCCTTCCGACTATCCGCCCCTGAACGACGATCGGGCTTTCCTGCCGCCAGGGGGTTTCGACAAATCCGGCCGACTGGTATTCCCGGCCGTCGACCACGATCCGGGCGGCGGCATCTTCCGGGTGGCGCCAGCCGGCGGGGAGGATGACGGCAACATTTCGGAGAACCTCTTCGACCGATGTTCCGGGCCGCTCGACGACGCCGCTCACGGCGTAAAGCGTCGCAAGTTCCCTTACCCGGTTATCCAGGGCGATCTGCTGCTCCCGCAGCATCTCTTCGGCCCTGCGCCGTTCCGTGACGTCTTCTGCGATAACGACGAGCCGGTCGTACTGCGGCCGGTATGCCTTCAGTTCGTAGCAGGTGCCGGTCGCCGGACTTGAGACCTCGCGATGCACCGCCTCCCCGGTTGCGGCAGCCCGGTAGAAGAGGTCGAGCGCTGCAGAGGTGATCGAAGGAACGACCGTGACGAGGTCTTCTCCGACGACCTCTTCCTGCTGACGCCCGAGGCTTTCGGCGGTTTTGCGGTTGACCCAGACGACCCGGAAGCCGGCAGGGCCCCCTGAGGCATCGCGGAGTATCTCAAGAAGGAGGGCGGCGTCCGGCATCTGATCGAAGAGGAGGCGGTACTGGTGCCCGGACGATGCAGCCCCGGCGGGTGCCGGCGCGACGGCCGCCCCGAGCATCATGGCGACGGCACGGACAAGGGCGTGCTCCTGCGGCAGGAACGGATCGTCTCCCCCCTCCGGAACCCTCCCATACTCTACCACGAGCTGCCCGGCTGAACGTTCTCCCGTATCAATCCCGGCAACAATCCTTCCGGGTCTGGAAACGGCGGTTCCGGGCTCTATCCGCACCGACACCGCTCCCGGGTGGCGGAACCCGCGGGCCAGAAGGGCGGCCGTCTCCCGGAAGATCTCGCCGGTATCGGCGCCGCCTTCGATCGCACGGGCGACCGCGGAGAGGGTGCAGAGTTCCCTCGTCTGCCAGCAGGATTCATCCCGGCCGGTGACGTCGAGGTCGACCCCCGCCCAGAGGACGATCCTGCCCGCGGCGTCCCTGACCGGGATGCCCCTGCTCGCGATGGTTCGATACCTTCCGTCGGCACCCCGGATACGGTAGTTGCACCTCCACGGAAGGCCGGTATCGTTGCGGCGTTCCCACTGAGCGAGCATCGTCTCGGCGTCCCCGGGGTGGAGGTTGCCCGCCCACACGGGATCACAGCGCTCTTCGCGCGTCGTCTCCCGGAGAGCAGGCGCCACTCCGTCGGGCCCACTGATCCAGATCCTGCAGGGGACTGCCTCGTCGGCAGGCAGGTCCTGTTTATCCGGAGCAGTCGCGGTGAAGTCTGGTGGCGGCATGTTTTAATACTGCTGGGAAGTCAGGAGGGGTGACGGGCGTTGACGGCAGGCCGTCACCCGGGCATGCTGTGGAGTGGGTGATCGTTCCGATCATTTGGGGGCGATCTCTTCATAATGCTTCTGCTCGGTGAAAGGGCGACCCGTCTTTTGAGCGATCGCGCCGGCGACAGATCGGGATATGCGCCCGGACACCCTTTAAGTGAGACGCAGTTAAGGTTGCAGGGTTATGATAGAGACCTGCGCCCGAACGACTCCGGCCGGAGGCAGGCCGTGACGGAGCGTGAGGAGTGCCCGTCCTGCCCCCGATGCCGGGCCGGGATCTGCGAGATTCACAGGCCGGTCGTCGGGCGCCGGGAGATCGCGGTCTTCGGGATCTCGGGCATCCTCCTCCTTTCGGGGATACTCGTGAACTACCTCACCCCGTATCCCCTCGCCGGCACGGCCCTGCTGCTCGCTGCCGCGGCTATATCCGGCTACGACGTCCTGAGAGCCGGATTCTTTGCTCTCATCCGGCTCCGGTTCAGCATCGCCGTGCTCATATCCATCGCGGCGGCAGGGGCGTTCCTGACCGGAAACCCGGCCGAAGGGGCGACCGTGCTCTACCTCTACGCCGTCGCCGAGTTCATGGAGGAGTACGCGGCCGGGAGGGCAGAGCGCTCGATAGCCTCGCTCCTCGATCTCACGCCGCAGACCGCCCGGGTCAGGCGAGACGATGGGGAGGTGACCGTCCCGGTCGATGACGTCGGCATCGGGGAGACCGTGATCGCGAGACCGGGCGACACCGTTCCGCTCGACGGCGTCGTCACTGCCGGCGGATCATCGGTCGATCAGGCGGCGATCACCGGTGAGAGCGTCCCGGTGGCAAAGGGAGTCGGGGACGGCGTCTACGCCGGGACGCGGAATCTCGACGGGTACCTCGAGGTCCGGGTGACGAAACCGGAACGAGAGAGCACGATAGCCCGGGTCGCCGCCCTGGTCGCGGAGGCCCAGGCCCACACCTCTCCCACCGAGGCGTTCATCGAACGGTTTTCGCGCTACTACACGCCGGCGGTCATTCTCGGCGCCGCCCTCCTCGTCGTGGTCCCGCCGCTCGCCTTCGGCGTCCCGTTCCTCGAGGCGTTCTACCGGGCGCTGGTCCTGCTCGTCATCGCCTGTCCCTGTGCGCTCGCGATCTCCACCCCGGTCTCGATGGTCTCGGGGATCACGACCGCGGCGCATAATGGCGTGCTGATCAAGGGCAGGGACTCGCTCGAGGCCGTGGGGCTCGCCCGGGTGGTCGTCTTCGACAAGACCGGGACGCTCACGGCCGGGAGGCTCGAGGTGGACAACGTGATCGGGTTCGGGATCCCGGAGGCGGAGGTGCTCGCCGTCGCCGTGTCGCTCGAGTCCCGTTCGGGTCACCCGATCGCGGAGGCGATCCGGCGGCGGGCGGAGGAGGAGGGCGCCGTCCTGCAGGACGTCGGGGAGTTCGTCTCGATTGCAGGAAGAGGCGTCCGGGGACGGATCGGCGGTGCGGCCTACGTGCTCGGAAACGTTGCGCTCTTTGTCGACGGAGATGCTCCGGCATGGCGGGCGGATTACGACCGGCTGGAGAGCGAAGGGAAGACCGTCGTCCTCGCCGGCACCGCCTCAGGGGTGCTTGGGCTTATCGCCCTCTCGGACGTGGTAAAGAAGGATGCAAAAAAGACGGTTGCCGCTCTCCGGGCGCGAGGAATCCGGACGGTGATGCTCACCGGGGACAACGAGCGCGTCGGGGGGGCGGTGGCCCGCCGCATCGGGATCGACGAGTGCCATGCCGGGCTCCTGCCGGAGGATAAGGTGACGATGGTCGAGCGGCTGATGGACCGCTACGGGCTCGTGGTGATGGTCGGCGACGGCGTGAACGACGCGCCGGCGCTTGCGCGGGCGAACGTCGGGGTCGCGATGGGGGCGATAGGCTCAGACGTCGCGATCGAGGCCGCCGACATCGTCGTGATGGAGGACGACATCTCGCGGGTCGCCTACCTCGTCGCCCTCTCGGAGAAGACGGTCTCGGTCGTCCGGCAGAACGTCATAGCGGCGCTCGTGGTGAAACTCGGCATCGCCGGGCTCGCCGTCCTCGGGCTGGTCACGCTCTGGATGGCGGTGGCGTTCGGGGACATGGGCCTCTCGCTTGCGGTCATCGCGAACGCTCTCAGGATAGGCCGGCCGGATTCCGGCAGCCCTCCATGAAACCGCGGAAAAAAGGGCAAATAAAGGAAAGGGATTTACTCAAAGAGAACGGTCTTCTCCGGCGTCCATGCCGGGTCGATGAACGAAAGGAGCCTCGTGGTCGAGTCCGCGGCGTTCCGGGTCTCTTTTACCCGGTCGGGCAGGACGTAGGCGGCACTCCCGGCAGGAACCCGGATCGTCTCTCCGTCCGGTGTGGAAACCTCGATCTCCCCCTCGATCACGTAGAGGAGATCGGACGAGCCGTTGATACCGTCATATCCAAGATACCCGCCCGGGAGGAGTTCGCCGTATGCGAGGCTGTAGCCGACCGGGATGACCGTCTCGTTCATCAGCACCGGATTTAAGAGAGTATAGACCGCCACGCCGGATTCGAGGCTCCACTCGATCCCCTCCCGGGGATCGGCGACGACGAGCGGCGCACTGTCCGTTTTTGCGCCGATCGCGTCAGGCCCGCCCCCCGGAATCTCGATTGCGGGCGTGAAGGGCGGCTGGACCGCGGTGAGGTAACGGAGTTCCGTATCCCCGGCCGAAGCTATCGACTGCAGCACGCCTTCCGGCAGGAGCACCGTCTCTCCCTCGCGAGCGGTTACCGTCTCGTTGCCGCAGCGGATCTCCGCCGCACCATCGAGCACGTAGACGAGTTCCGTCGTCCCGATCAGGCGGTGCGGCGGCGTCGCGTTGCCCGGTGCGATGACGACGCAGCCCATGCTGTAGTTCGTCCGGATCTGCGGCGTCTCCTCGCCGATGATCCCGAAGTAGGTTGCCCGGCCGTCGAAGATGGGGACCGGGTCCACCGGGGCGATCAGGCTGACACCCGCCTCTGCCGGAGGCTCGTCTGCGGCGAGACATCCGGCGGAGAGGAGGATACAGACAAAGAGAAGAGGAGCAATCCTGTGCATGGGAAACTATCTGCGACGGGAGGAATAAAGCAGATCGTTCCCCCCGGTATACACCGCGAGCGTTCAG comes from the Methanoculleus marisnigri JR1 genome and includes:
- a CDS encoding cupin domain-containing protein gives rise to the protein MHRIAPLLFVCILLSAGCLAADEPPAEAGVSLIAPVDPVPIFDGRATYFGIIGEETPQIRTNYSMGCVVIAPGNATPPHRLIGTTELVYVLDGAAEIRCGNETVTAREGETVLLPEGVLQSIASAGDTELRYLTAVQPPFTPAIEIPGGGPDAIGAKTDSAPLVVADPREGIEWSLESGVAVYTLLNPVLMNETVIPVGYSLAYGELLPGGYLGYDGINGSSDLLYVIEGEIEVSTPDGETIRVPAGSAAYVLPDRVKETRNAADSTTRLLSFIDPAWTPEKTVLFE
- a CDS encoding PAS domain S-box protein — protein: MPPPDFTATAPDKQDLPADEAVPCRIWISGPDGVAPALRETTREERCDPVWAGNLHPGDAETMLAQWERRNDTGLPWRCNYRIRGADGRYRTIASRGIPVRDAAGRIVLWAGVDLDVTGRDESCWQTRELCTLSAVARAIEGGADTGEIFRETAALLARGFRHPGAVSVRIEPGTAVSRPGRIVAGIDTGERSAGQLVVEYGRVPEGGDDPFLPQEHALVRAVAMMLGAAVAPAPAGAASSGHQYRLLFDQMPDAALLLEILRDASGGPAGFRVVWVNRKTAESLGRQQEEVVGEDLVTVVPSITSAALDLFYRAAATGEAVHREVSSPATGTCYELKAYRPQYDRLVVIAEDVTERRRAEEMLREQQIALDNRVRELATLYAVSGVVERPGTSVEEVLRNVAVILPAGWRHPEDAAARIVVDGREYQSAGFVETPWRQESPIVVQGRIVGRVEICYRRPRPEDDGVPFPIGERRLIDAVAGRLGRVIERMRANKALGRSEKKYRLLFERMLESYTLYEVVRDDAGNPVDYRISELNEKAAEVFGRSREELIGQRLFDIFPTIAKGACALYGAVAETGHPVQRRLQEPRTGRWYDLQIYRPQVGMLAVTGQDITEQKRAELALRESEERFRGIFEQAGTGIALIDSDGRIMEVNPALVRMFGYEEDELYGMRSYDLIYPPDREGADSLHRQTALGKGIRREKRYLTKDGRIIWGRLTTSLLHDTGEGGLVIAMLEDITDWREMQNALAENEERFRQIAQRSFDMIYTCYHDRGITYISPAVTRILGYTPDEFIGRGCHDYVVPSSLPVWEEGRKKIARGEPVEGLEIEFRRKDGSVAFLELNESPIVEDGRVVGVQIVGRDVSDRVRYEDMRLQAFYPIEQNIEQFAVLADHIRLPLQVILGMADLADEETMSAKIREQVERINAIVKQLDEGWVESRDIREFLRRNELV
- a CDS encoding heavy metal translocating P-type ATPase, which translates into the protein MTEREECPSCPRCRAGICEIHRPVVGRREIAVFGISGILLLSGILVNYLTPYPLAGTALLLAAAAISGYDVLRAGFFALIRLRFSIAVLISIAAAGAFLTGNPAEGATVLYLYAVAEFMEEYAAGRAERSIASLLDLTPQTARVRRDDGEVTVPVDDVGIGETVIARPGDTVPLDGVVTAGGSSVDQAAITGESVPVAKGVGDGVYAGTRNLDGYLEVRVTKPERESTIARVAALVAEAQAHTSPTEAFIERFSRYYTPAVILGAALLVVVPPLAFGVPFLEAFYRALVLLVIACPCALAISTPVSMVSGITTAAHNGVLIKGRDSLEAVGLARVVVFDKTGTLTAGRLEVDNVIGFGIPEAEVLAVAVSLESRSGHPIAEAIRRRAEEEGAVLQDVGEFVSIAGRGVRGRIGGAAYVLGNVALFVDGDAPAWRADYDRLESEGKTVVLAGTASGVLGLIALSDVVKKDAKKTVAALRARGIRTVMLTGDNERVGGAVARRIGIDECHAGLLPEDKVTMVERLMDRYGLVVMVGDGVNDAPALARANVGVAMGAIGSDVAIEAADIVVMEDDISRVAYLVALSEKTVSVVRQNVIAALVVKLGIAGLAVLGLVTLWMAVAFGDMGLSLAVIANALRIGRPDSGSPP